The DNA window TATGATTGGAATTGCGGTGCAAGAGGCCAATGGGGAGCAGCAGAACAACGAAATGCTCAAAGGGGTGGATTAAATGAAGAATCTCTGAGGACGAGGCCCGATAGAGATTAGATATTATGTGAATCGTTTTTGTAATTGCAACAAAAGGCAATGGAACGCAGCATGAGAAGAGAACGGGTCGATTGGCCCTGTATTCATACAACATTCAGCCTAGATAGCTTAACGACGGCATATCCCATCACCTGGCTCCAAAGAGCCTCCTCTTAAACCCAACAAACGCCATCGCTATGGAAACAAGTAGTGTACACTATACACACGCGGCCATATGCCCACGCCAGACCCTAGTCATTGATTATGCTTTTTGTAGGTTCATAAATCGATTCTGATGGATCCGAATATCGACAACGAACGAGTGTTTTATCGAGTTCGTAATGCTTTAACCGTTCTTGTCCAGGAACTCCTTGGCCTCGTTCACCTTTGTCGCAAGATAAGGACTACCGCCTCGATCGGGATGGTTAAGAAGCATGAGGGTTCGGTGGGCCTTGCGGATCTTATCCTTGGTAATGGCTCGCTCGCTGATAGTGATGTTAGTGGCTGTTGGGTGTAGCAAAGTTGACGAACACATACTTGAGAGATAGGATCAAAGTAGCCTCCTTCTTGTTCATCTTGGGCTCAAAACCACCCTTGTAGAAAGCCTTGCCCATGGCTCCAACGCCGCCTCGTGAGCGTCTCCATGCGACCAGACCAGCTCGACCCTGCAAAAAGATGTTAGTGACCAGAATTCGATATCCGTTTTCCTTGGTTGCATACCAAAAAGGCCGCAACGGCAGCGCCGGCGCCCCATGCCATAACAGAAGCCATTTTGAATATTGTATTTCGGTCTTAACAGACGTAACTTGGGTGAGGCAAATGGAGATGTTCGGGCCCGGAGGGCAAATCGGGGAAAGTTTTCAAGAGTCTCCGACGCGGACCGGTAACTTTCGGATTCATGTTTGTCCGGGGTGTTGTTATCGATAAGCTCAGATAGCGGCTGGGAACAAAAAAATCTTTAGAGCGAAAAAAAGTTCGGGATACCTCAAAACCAGTGGGGTGGGAAGCTGAATTGAAGTCGTTTTGGTCTTGTAGACCACCACCCATACAAAATGAGGTAAGTTGTTGGATACGGACGGACTCTGTATTGGATGCCTAAGTTGATAGAAGATGTACTTGTCAAGTTCATCCTCTTGGAGACTGAGCATCTACGATATCGAGGCTTGAGGTCTACCTTGAACTGTCGCTAACGAATTACTCTAGAATCGAAACCTGTTATTTTTGCAGTCGCCCTGCTTACCCCAGCAAGGGTATCACCTTTGTGCGCAACGATGCCCGAGTCTTTCGATTCTGCCGCAGCAAGTGCCACAAGAACGTACGTCTACAGCAACGTTGCGACCTGCCTCAGATCTCACACCGCTAACACTGCTACCTCTACAGTTCAAGATGAAGCGTAACCCTCGCAAGCTGAAGTGGACAAAGGCTTTCCGCAAGGCCGCCGGCAAGGAGATGACGGTCGACTCTACTCTGCAGTTCGCCGCCCGCCGCAACGTTCCCGTCCGCTACGACCGAGAGCTCATGGGCAAGACCCTCAAGGCCATGGAGCGTGTCTCCGAGATCCGCCAACGTCGCGAGCGCGTATTCTACAAGAAGCGCATGGCTGGCAAGCGTGAGCGTGAGCTCGCCACCGCCCGCAAGCTCGTCGCTGAGAACGAGCATCTCCTGCCCCGCATGCGCGGTAGCGAGAAGAAGCGCCTGCGCGAGCTTGGCCTGGGAGAGGAGGAgattgaggagatggagCCTGAGCGCCAGCAGTCCAAGGTTTTCGGtggcgagaagaagagagtcGCCATTGCTCTTGAGgttgacgacgacgaggacgatgacgaagaggGAGAGAGCGGCATGtttgacgatgaagacgatgaggatgacgacgaggacgatgatgagatggGCGATGTCGACATGGAAGACTGAATGTGAAAACTCATTGGCGGTGGAATCGAAAAAGAGAAAGTCGGTGCAGCATGTCCACGCGCGGAGGCGAGCTACTAAGACAGCGAAAGCAAAAAAGGTCTACGAGACAAGGGCGTTATGGGTGTTTTTGATTCGAAGGCATACCACGGCGTTGGGATACTATAGAGAGAAAGCatttttcttcgtcatgcAGAGAGAGCGCGCACACCCAACCCGAACCCGCAAGAAGAAAGACTTGGATGTGACCCTTTTTTATTTGGCGGAATGATTTGTGTTTCCGGTCATCTATATCCCAACAAGCAAGTCCGGGTTGACCTTTTGTCATTTTCATTCCGGAGCGTTCAGTACGGGACGCTTTCGAATGATTTGGACAGGCAggctatcatcatcatcaatgtTATATAGAACCAACTTTTGAAAAAAGAGGTCACTTAATAAAACAAAGTTAACCAAATATGTTTATCCAAAGAGTTTAGCCGTTGAAGCCATGTAGAGTTGGGCCACTAACGTTAGTGGTTAAAGACGACGATCAGATAGGGAAAACTGAAATGGATGGATCTCATGACTCTTTACGCTGTCCTGAAATAGGCAATTGGAATCAAGTGCTACGTGATAGGACGACGTAAGCTTGGAGTACCTGAGCGTAAGAGAGCCTCTCTCTGCCCTGCAAGGCAACTCAAACTTGGTTGCTGAGAGCTGAAAAGGAATGTCTTGGATTGTTTTTGCCGGGTTTATGTTGATCAGTCAATCACCGGCTCCTCTTGGTTGCTGATCTGGCTTATCATTCATCCCGTCCTGCAGGTATGTCTTAGGC is part of the Fusarium poae strain DAOMC 252244 chromosome 4, whole genome shotgun sequence genome and encodes:
- the RLP24 gene encoding ATPase-activating ribosome biosynthesis protein (BUSCO:51076at5125); this translates as MRIETCYFCSRPAYPSKGITFVRNDARVFRFCRSKCHKNFKMKRNPRKLKWTKAFRKAAGKEMTVDSTLQFAARRNVPVRYDRELMGKTLKAMERVSEIRQRRERVFYKKRMAGKRERELATARKLVAENEHLLPRMRGSEKKRLRELGLGEEEIEEMEPERQQSKVFGGEKKRVAIALEVDDDEDDDEEGESGMFDDEDDEDDDEDDDEMGDVDMED
- the PAM18 gene encoding mitochondrial import inner membrane translocase subunit TIM14 (TransMembrane:1 (o6-25i)~BUSCO:59131at5125), with amino-acid sequence MASVMAWGAGAAVAAFLGRAGLVAWRRSRGGVGAMGKAFYKGGFEPKMNKKEATLILSLNERAITKDKIRKAHRTLMLLNHPDRGGSPYLATKVNEAKEFLDKNG